The sequence below is a genomic window from Deltaproteobacteria bacterium.
GCAAAAGAATTGGCTCATCGCCTGGTTACGTTTGCCAAGGGAGGTGAACCCATAAGAAAGGTTGGTTCCCTTTCGCAGTTGCTGGTGGATACTTCTGATCTATCCCTCTCCGGTTCCAATGTACGGTGTGAGTTTTCCCTGCCCGGTGATCTCTGGAGTATTGAAATGGATGATGTACAGATCCGGCAGGTGATCCATAACCTGGTCATCAACGCCCGGGAAGCTATGCCTGAAGGCGGAACCGTAACCATTCATGCTGAGAATGTGAACGTAAAAGCAGCGAACGGGCTCCCTCTGAAAGAAGGCAAGTATGTAAAATGGCATGTTAAGGATCATGGTGTGGGTATTCCCGAATCGGATCTGGAGAAGATATTCGATCCTTATTTCACGACCAAGCCGACAGGCAGGGCGCGGGGGATGGGATTGGGACTCGCCATTTGCTATTCGATTATCAAGAAACATGATGGATTTATCGCCGTTGAATCTGAACCGGGTAGTGGGTCTATCTTTTTTGTGTATTTGCCTGCGTCGCCTCAGGAGGGATTATTAAAGACAGAAGAGACGGACAGGACCGTTACAAGAAAGGGGAAGGTTCTTGTCATGGATGATGAGGAAACGGTACGCAATGCAACAGGTATTGTCCTCAACTATCTCGGCTATGACGTTGAGTTCGCAAGCGATGGCAGCCAAGCTGTTGATCTCTACAGAACAGCACAAGAAAAGGAACAGCCGTTTTCCGTGGTTATCCTGGATTTAACTGTACCCGTCGGCATGGGAGGCAAAGAGGCCATGAAGGAGCTGCTCGCAATAGATCCCTATGTTAAAGCGGTCATTACGTGCGGCTATTCAGATGATCCTATCGTTTCAGAATTCAAGAAGCATGGCTTCTGCCGGGCTATCGACGTTCCGTATGACATTGAAAAGATGAAAGAAATCATGAGCAATTTACTGAAGTAAATTGTCGACGACGAGTTGAATATTCGCAAGACCCTGTCTGTTTGTCTGGAGATGGAAGGCCACACCATTGTTGCCGTCAGCAATTACCGGGATGCGCTTTCCGAAAACGCCCGCCGGTCCTATGACGCGGCTTTTGTAGATCTCCGTCTCGGAACAGATAGCGGTCTCGACCTCATTCCGGCGCTGCTGGCAGGATCGCCATGGCTGAAGATAATCGTCATTACCGCCTATGCATCAATCGATACAGCGGTGGAGGCGATAAAGCGGGGCGCTACAGATTATATCCCGAAGCCGTTCACGCCTGCCCAGGTAAAACTTGTCGTTCAAAAGGTCGCGGAGCTCCGTTCACTGGAGCAGCGCATTGATACCCTCCAGGCGGATTTGAACCGCATCAACCCCGAAGTGGACATGACCACTTCAAGCCCGGTCATGCAGCGGGCTCTCGATCTTGCCCGTCAGGTGGCCCCTGCCGACGCGATCGTCCTGTTGACGGGAGAGAACGGAACCGGGAAAAGTATTCTTGCGCGGGCAATTCATGGGTGGAGCAAACGGGCAAATAAGCCTTTTGCCGAAATATCATGCCCGGCGCTTTCCGCGGAGCTTTTAGAAAGTGAGCTCTTCGGGCACGTGAAAGGGGCCTTTACCAGCGCAGTACGAGACCATTCAGGCCGCATCGCCTTCTGTGAAGGAGGAACGCTGTTCCTCGACGAGATCGGTGATCTCCCCCTCTCGGTTCAACCGAAGCTATTAAGGTTTATCCAGGAAAGGGAATACGAACGTCTGGGTGATCATGTGACGCGCAAGGCGGATGTCCGCCTCATTGCGGCCACGAATGCGAATCTTGAGGAAGCAGTGAAAAATCTTCGTTTTCGAGAAGACCTCTTTTATCGACTGAATGTAATTCAGATAGAGATTCCACCGCTCCGGGAACGGCCGGAAGATGTCGTTAACCTTGCCAGGCGATTACTCACCTTCTTTGGACGAAGCAATCACAAAGCATCCCAGCGCTTTACCGAAGATGCGCTTCAAGTCCTGCGCCGTTATTCCTGGCCGGGTAATGTCCGCGAGCTCCGAAATGTTGTCGAACGGGCTTCCATCCTCTGCAATTCTGAATCGGTTGGCATCGAACATCTACCGGAAAAGCTTTTAAATGCCGAAGAATGCCCAAAACCGGGCGATCTTGCTTCCCTTGATACAATTGAAGAGACACATATCCGTCGCGTTCTTGCTTCAACGAAGTCCTTGCAGGAGGCCGCCGATATCCTGGGCATTGATCAGGCCACCCTCTGGCGGCGGCGGAAACGGTACAATATCTAAACAAATTCATTTACATTCCACCTATCCCTTATCACCGGAAACAGATTGCATTTTGCAAGGCTGCAAAATCCCTCTTCTTGCAGAGTGCACGACAAGTCAGAATTCCATATTTATAACTGA
It includes:
- a CDS encoding sigma-54 dependent transcriptional regulator, producing MVDDELNIRKTLSVCLEMEGHTIVAVSNYRDALSENARRSYDAAFVDLRLGTDSGLDLIPALLAGSPWLKIIVITAYASIDTAVEAIKRGATDYIPKPFTPAQVKLVVQKVAELRSLEQRIDTLQADLNRINPEVDMTTSSPVMQRALDLARQVAPADAIVLLTGENGTGKSILARAIHGWSKRANKPFAEISCPALSAELLESELFGHVKGAFTSAVRDHSGRIAFCEGGTLFLDEIGDLPLSVQPKLLRFIQEREYERLGDHVTRKADVRLIAATNANLEEAVKNLRFREDLFYRLNVIQIEIPPLRERPEDVVNLARRLLTFFGRSNHKASQRFTEDALQVLRRYSWPGNVRELRNVVERASILCNSESVGIEHLPEKLLNAEECPKPGDLASLDTIEETHIRRVLASTKSLQEAADILGIDQATLWRRRKRYNI